One genomic window of Coffea eugenioides isolate CCC68of chromosome 1, Ceug_1.0, whole genome shotgun sequence includes the following:
- the LOC113770389 gene encoding uncharacterized protein LOC113770389, translated as MVVLPSGDVVSEDEDEFAEMPPLIDEGDDSEVEVEATTEQVGVVARRALANEEGLMAAQTSSAQGIKMQIPPFQGKSDPDTYLEWESRVELVFGCNDYTDAQKLRLAVVEFTDYAIVWWEQVVTSRRRCGDPPITTWTELKRLMKKRFVPSHYHRDLYQKLQTLTHGQRSVEDYYKDMEISMLRADIQEDREATMARFLNGLRVEIADQLELQYYVEIEDMVEKAIKIEQRLKRRGTTRNYNPHPHTFTRPFQPRREERGSNTWTTPKPKQDQGSSSRPPFTKTDSKVVSKPTIETSKPRNRDTKCWRCQGVGHIASQCPNPRTMLVLPNGDIVSDDEEEDYKDMPSLVEEEDEIEEVPTQDNVGLVARRALATQASKDELQRDNIFYTRCHVTNKRAINAITVKYRHPIPRLDDMFDELHGAIIFTKIDLKSGYHQIRMKEGDEWKTAFKTKHGLFEWLVMPFGLTNAPSTFMRLMNHVLRSFIGKFVVVYFDDILIYSKSLDEHVVHLQMVLDALRKASLYANLKKCTFGTNQLVFLGYVVSEQGIHVDQDKVKAISEWPTPTTVSEKDVQFHWGEEQAKSFQLLKHKLTHAPVLSLPNFDKAFEVECDASGIGIGAVLLQEGRPVAYFSEKLNGAALKYSTYDKELMALVRALQTWQHYLRPREFVFHTDHESLKHIKSQDKLSKRHARWITFIDSFTFVIKYKTVRESHGGGLMGHSATRYSPFEIVYGFNPLTPLDLTPLPVHERVNLDGKTKAAYVRELHTKVWANIEKRTLQYIQSANKGRRKMVFEPGDWVWIHMRKERFPVKRRSKLLPRGDGPFQVLERINDNAYKLELPGEYGEHERELAKKSNYSKATIKAPAVKTSTPSTSGRMDKHPSLLAKNREVRKLLLSKQVVFVLYCKEVILLSHEALTDLPPEISSLLQEFEDVFPDEIPSRLPPLRGIEHQIDFVPGASLWNRPTYKMGHEETKEIQR; from the exons ATGGTTGTCCTACCGAGCGGAGATGTCGTATCTGAGGACGAGGATGAGTTCGCCGAGATGCCTCCATTGATTGATGAAGGTGATGATTCCGAGGTAGAGGTTGAGGCCACTACTGAGCAAGTGGGTGTTGTAGCCCGTCGGGCTCTTGCTAATGAGGAGGGGCTCATggctgctcaaacttctagtgctcag GGGATTAAGATGCAAATTCCtcctttccaaggcaaatctgatcCGGATACATACCTTGAATGGGAGAGTCGAGTGGAGCTAGTATTCGGTTGTAATGACTACACCGATGCACAAAAGTTGAGACTTGCCGTAGTagaattcaccgactatgccATAGTTTGGTGGGAACAAGTGGTTACAAGCAGGAGAAGGTGTGGAGATCCACCTATAACCACTTGGACTGAGCTCAAGAGACTGATGAAGAAGCgatttgtaccaagtcactaccatagagacttgtaccaaaaacttcaaaccttgacacacggtcaacgctcagttgaggactactacaaggacatggaaatctccatgttaagagctgatattcaagaagatagagaggctacaatggcaagatttctcaatggtctgagggttgaaatagccgatcaactggagcttcaatactatgtggagatagaagatatggtggagaaggctatcaagattgagcaaaggctcaagaggaggggtacaacCAGAAATTACAACCCTCATCCACACACATTTACTCGACCATTCCAGCCTAGAAGGGAAGAGAGAGGTTCGAATACTTGGACCACTCCAAAGCCGAAGCAAGATCAAGGGTCAAGCTCACGGCCACCTTTTACCAAAACCGACTCCAAGGTTGTTTCCAAGCCAacaattgaaacttcaaaacctaggaatcgtGACACCAAATGTTGGAGGTGTCAAGGAGTTGGGCATATTGCAAGTCAATGTCCAAACCCAAGGACCATGCTTGTCCTACCAAATGGAGACATTGTCTctgatgatgaagaggaggatTACAAAGACATGCCTTCcttggttgaagaggaagatgagataGAGGAAGTTCCAACTCAAGACAATGTTGGATTGGTAGCAAGAAGGGCACTAGCTACTCAAGCTAGTAAAGATGAGCTTCAACGTGACAACATCTTTTACACTAGGTGCCATGTGACCAACAAG agggcaattaatgccatcacggtaaagtaCCGCCATCCCATACCTCGTTTGGATGACATGTTTGATGAATTACATGGTGCaatcatttttactaagattgatttgaaaagtggttaccatcaaattcgcatgaaagaaggagatgaatggaaaactgcatTTAAGACAAAACATGGACTTTTTGAGTGGctggtcatgccttttgggttaaccaatgcaccaagtacttttatgagactcatgaatcatgttttacgttctttcattggtaaatttgtggtcgtttactttgatgacattttgatctATAGTAAGAGTCTAGATGAGCATGTTGTGCATTTACAAATGGTCCTAGATGCACTTCGCAAGGCGAGCCTctacgctaaccttaagaagtgtacCTTTGGCACAAATCAATTGGTTTTCCTAGGTTATGTTGTAAGTGAGCAGGGAATTCATGTTGATCAAGACAAGGTGAAGGCTATTAGTGAATGGCCAACCCCTACCACTGTAAGTGAG AAAGATGTGCAATTTCATTGGGGAGAGGAacaagctaagtctttccaattacttaagcacaagctcacacatgcacctgttcttagtttacctaattttgacaaagcttttgaagtagagtgtgatgcttctggtataGGTATTGGTGCTGTCTTACTTCAAGAGGGCCGCCCAGTTGCCTACTTTAGCGAGAAGTTGAATGGAGCTGCTCTAAAATACTCAACATATGATAAGGAACTGATGGCCTTAGTGCGAGCTCTACAAACATGGCAACATTACCTTCGCCCTCGTGAGTTTGTCTTTCACACAGATCATGAGTCGCTCAAGCATATCAAGTCCCAAGACAAGTTGAGTAAGCGACATGCACGATGGATTACCTTCATTGATAGTTTTACCTTTGTGATCAAATACAAGACAG TAAGAGAATCTCATGGAGGAGGACTAATGGG CCATTCTGCTACACGTTATTCACCGTTTGAAATTGTGTATGGTTTTAACCCTCTCACACCTTTGGATTTAACTCCTTTACCTGTTCATGAGAGAGTTAACTTGGATGGTAAGACCAAGGCGGCATATGTACGTGAGTTACACACTAAGGTGTGGGCCAACATCGAGAAGCGTACACTTCAATACATCCAAAGTGCCAACAAGGGGCGCCGCAAGATGGTCTTTGAGCCTGGCGATTGGGTATGGATACACATGCGCAAAGAGAGGTTCCCAGTCAAACGACGTAGTAAGCTACTTCCACGGGGAGATGGTCCATTCCAAGTCCTGGAGCGTATaaatgacaatgcctacaaacttGAACTTCCAGGTGAGTATGGG GAGCATGAGCGAGAGTTGGCCAAGAAATCCAACTACTCTAAAGCGACCATTAAAGCACCAGCCGTGAAGACATCCACACCTAGTACTTCTGGGCGAATGGACAAGCATCCAAGCTTGCTTGCAAAGAACAGGGAAGTTCGCAAGTTACTTTTATCCAAGCAAGTTGTTTTTGTCTTATACTGCAAGGAAGTGATTCTACTCTCTCATGAGGCACTCACTGACTTACCTCCTGAAATCTCTTCGttgttgcaggaatttgaggatgttttcccGGACGAGATCCCAAGTAGACTACCCCCACTCAGAGGGATCGAGCACCAGATAGATTTCGTCCCTGGAGCATCCTTATGGAACAGACCGACCTACAAGATGGGTCATGAAGAGACTAAGGAGATCCAGAGATAA